Part of the Plasmodium cynomolgi strain B DNA, scaffold: 0758, whole genome shotgun sequence genome is shown below.
tttcttgttctgaaatttttatttcacattttaatttaggTATTGCGTTTTTTCGGGTTGTaatatttacatttcttATAAAAAACATCCTTCTCATATGCTTGCATATATAAACTGTCATATTTATCATAGAGTGGAGATTTTTCTTCGatgtatttttcatattccttgcatttttcatcactaaaatcatttaaaaaattaaattcatgATAATCGACACAATAATCATAAAGATCCTTACGCTCTTTCCAGTTATCGTATGAAAGTACAATTACATCACGCAAGCATTTATCGACTTGTAAATCATTGcgatttgcaaaaatatcgCTTAAAACAAGCTTAAGATTagcataataaataaaaactctATTAGCCTCATctggaaaatatttaaacaGTTGTTCATATATCCAAAGGCTCAAAAGGTTACAATGCTGATCCTTcaaatttctttcattttcagGGTTAGTATTTAGATATTTTACAAGCGttgcacaaatttttataatatttggTTCTGAGTATTGTAAATAATCTGAATTACATTTAACATCATGTTCTCCTAATTCGTTAAAGGTAGTTTCCAATTCattatagaaattttttgatgGTAATGCTCCTGAAGGTAAGTTCatggttcagggttcagaGTTCACGGTTTCGGATTTATGTTTAGGTTTAGTTTTTTGTTTGATcatttatgttttatgtatttatcgTTACGTTGCTTCttattaaatgtatattggatatattattttaccaCAGGGCcgtaaagcaaaataatagCTAGCAGCAGCATAGTTCAAAATGTggataaatatacatatttatgtatctTCAGAATaaccaaaatatttatttattttaaaaaaatttaagtatTAATGATCTGTATGTACGTAAGAATTATTTACAATAGTT
Proteins encoded:
- a CDS encoding hypothetical protein (putative) produces the protein MNLPSGALPSKNFYNELETTFNELGEHDVKCNSDYLQYSEPNIIKICATLVKYLNTNPENERNLKDQHCNLLSLWIYEQLFKYFPDEANRLVLSDIFANRNDLQVDKCLRDVIVLSYDNWKERKDLYDYCVDYHEFNFLNDFSDEKCKEYEKYIEEKSPLYDKYDSLYMQAYEKDVFYKKCKYYNPKKRNT